The Metabacillus sediminilitoris genome window below encodes:
- a CDS encoding SIMPL domain-containing protein: MNFSPNYYLHTNTRVTNTNHVRGKMIVEGTGKLNVMPDQAVITIGVMTEDKNVEAAQQENSELANKVIASLHTNGILARDIQTVSYTIQPVYEYSDGKSVLIGYQIQHMLEVTVRDFEKVGIIYASAVSSGANIAESLRFEVSNNELYYQQALQLAMKNATEKAMKLGQQIGVTTHNVPIKVTETPKSISPREYAFSLAAESSTQQPPPIQRRSIEIIATISAVFQY; this comes from the coding sequence ATGAATTTTTCCCCGAACTATTATTTACATACCAATACACGAGTTACGAATACCAATCATGTTCGAGGTAAGATGATTGTTGAAGGAACTGGAAAATTAAATGTAATGCCTGATCAAGCCGTGATAACCATCGGTGTGATGACCGAAGATAAAAATGTTGAGGCTGCACAGCAGGAAAATTCCGAACTTGCAAACAAGGTTATTGCTTCACTTCATACAAATGGGATTTTAGCTCGTGATATTCAGACGGTTTCTTATACAATTCAACCAGTTTATGAGTATAGTGACGGAAAATCGGTTTTAATAGGCTATCAAATTCAACATATGCTTGAAGTAACTGTACGTGATTTTGAAAAAGTAGGTATCATTTATGCATCAGCAGTTTCCTCTGGTGCAAATATAGCGGAAAGCCTCCGCTTTGAAGTATCAAATAATGAATTATATTATCAACAAGCATTACAATTAGCTATGAAGAATGCAACAGAAAAAGCAATGAAACTTGGACAACAAATTGGTGTAACGACTCACAATGTTCCTATTAAAGTCACGGAAACACCAAAATCAATTTCACCTAGAGAGTACGCATTTTCTCTTGCTGCTGAATCTTCAACACAACAACCCCCGCCAATTCAAAGACGATCGATAGAAATTATAGCTACTATCTCTGCGGTTTTTCAATATTAA
- a CDS encoding DUF1292 domain-containing protein, with protein MEKIEVGEVFTITDENDQENEVEVLAALTLEGTDYVAVGFVEDIQDDSDEDIDVFFLKVDNEGDFSAIETDEEFEKVSNAFDEIMEEEE; from the coding sequence ATGGAAAAAATAGAAGTAGGCGAAGTTTTTACAATTACAGATGAAAATGATCAAGAAAATGAAGTTGAAGTGCTAGCAGCATTAACTTTAGAAGGTACAGATTATGTTGCTGTTGGTTTTGTTGAAGATATACAGGATGATTCAGATGAAGACATTGACGTTTTCTTTTTAAAGGTGGACAATGAGGGAGATTTTTCAGCAATCGAAACTGATGAAGAATTTGAAAAAGTTTCCAATGCATTTGACGAAATAATGGAAGAAGAAGAATAG
- a CDS encoding DUF1835 domain-containing protein produces the protein MIHIVNGDIVGKKLKGLNHDDIIVWREMYDFGPFHSSWSNEELINNRAIFFENKLKLPSSLFITNSHNQLKQLANIQKYQEVVLWFEHDRYDQTMLMYIITQLYHHNITNLSMVSINSYPSITPFYGLGQLTSEQLAMLYHKRVKLSHQQINEALNGWETYTSSNLNDVKRWISENHHELPFLRDMFKRQLSYYPVNKTGLNEIETLFLNTIALNPISFKELYQSVSPFFINDGLSDLHISAILNELTVGSKPLIKTDDLLPNYNSSYLETNLTITPNGENVLLGIENRIELIGIDWWVGGVHLKVGK, from the coding sequence ATGATTCATATCGTAAATGGTGACATAGTTGGAAAGAAATTAAAGGGTCTAAATCATGATGATATTATTGTTTGGAGAGAAATGTATGATTTTGGTCCGTTCCATTCATCATGGTCAAATGAAGAGTTAATCAACAATCGAGCTATTTTTTTTGAAAATAAACTTAAACTTCCTTCATCGTTATTTATTACAAATAGTCATAATCAATTAAAACAACTTGCTAACATTCAGAAATATCAAGAAGTTGTACTTTGGTTTGAACATGATCGTTATGATCAAACAATGCTCATGTACATAATAACACAATTATATCATCATAATATTACAAATCTCTCAATGGTAAGTATTAACTCTTATCCTTCCATTACTCCATTTTATGGACTAGGACAATTAACTTCCGAACAATTAGCCATGCTTTATCATAAAAGAGTAAAGCTTTCGCATCAACAAATTAATGAGGCACTAAATGGGTGGGAAACGTATACTTCCTCAAATTTAAATGATGTCAAAAGGTGGATATCTGAAAATCATCATGAGTTGCCGTTCCTTAGAGATATGTTTAAGAGACAATTGAGTTATTATCCTGTAAATAAAACGGGGTTAAATGAGATTGAGACCTTATTTCTCAATACCATAGCATTAAATCCAATCTCTTTTAAAGAACTATATCAATCAGTATCACCTTTTTTTATAAATGATGGATTAAGTGATTTGCATATTTCTGCTATATTGAATGAATTAACAGTTGGTTCAAAACCATTAATAAAAACAGACGATCTACTACCCAATTACAATTCTAGTTATCTAGAAACCAATTTAACAATTACTCCTAATGGAGAAAATGTTCTATTAGGTATTGAAAATCGAATTGAATTAATAGGGATTGATTGGTGGGTTGGTGGGGTGCATCTAAAGGTTGGAAAATAA
- a CDS encoding MgtC/SapB family protein, with translation MATILSIIIGLERQLKKKPLGLKTCLVIGIVSCLLTTVSIESSEKFAEAYIRPMDPLRLAAQIVSGIGFLGAGVILRRNNDMISGLTTAAMVWGAGGIGIACGAGFWFEAMVATLLLLISVEIIPFIFKYIGPKSLRERELKVKIIVDEDDKMTEILKELKLKKMKARKVRVKDIKQGELQQLELILLVDEKLYVTDVYYSLKQINHVINVEMESL, from the coding sequence ATGGCAACAATATTATCAATCATTATTGGGCTAGAACGTCAACTAAAGAAAAAGCCTCTTGGATTAAAAACATGTTTAGTAATAGGGATCGTTAGCTGCTTGTTAACAACTGTCTCAATTGAATCATCAGAAAAGTTTGCTGAAGCATATATAAGACCTATGGATCCATTGCGATTAGCAGCTCAAATTGTATCTGGAATAGGTTTTTTAGGTGCTGGTGTTATTTTACGAAGAAATAACGATATGATCTCAGGGCTTACAACAGCTGCAATGGTATGGGGCGCTGGTGGAATCGGCATAGCATGTGGAGCAGGATTTTGGTTTGAAGCGATGGTAGCAACGCTTCTATTGCTAATTAGTGTAGAAATTATACCGTTTATTTTTAAATACATTGGTCCAAAATCATTACGAGAGCGAGAATTAAAAGTAAAAATAATTGTTGATGAAGATGATAAAATGACTGAAATATTAAAAGAACTAAAACTAAAAAAGATGAAAGCAAGAAAAGTAAGAGTCAAAGACATAAAACAAGGAGAACTTCAACAATTAGAGCTTATCCTTCTTGTTGATGAAAAACTCTATGTAACAGATGTTTATTATTCTTTAAAACAAATAAATCATGTAATAAATGTTGAAATGGAATCTCTATAA
- a CDS encoding exodeoxyribonuclease III — translation MKIVSWNVNGIRACVRKGFLDYFSNVDADIFCIQESKLQAGQIELELKGYHQYWNYALKKGYSGTAIFTKQKPLSVSYGLSNTDEEPEGRIITLEYETFFMITVYTPNAKRDLSRLDYRLQWEDDIRRYLIELDQIKPVILCGDLNVAHHEIDLKNPRTNKGNSGFTEEEREKMTKLLEAGFVDSFRYLYPKKQDVYTWWSYMNKVRERNIGWRIDYFIISKRIAERIKDVASHSEILGSDHCPIYIEI, via the coding sequence ATGAAAATTGTATCTTGGAATGTAAACGGAATAAGAGCATGTGTACGCAAAGGTTTTTTAGATTATTTTTCAAATGTTGATGCAGATATTTTTTGTATTCAAGAATCTAAATTACAAGCGGGGCAAATCGAACTTGAATTAAAAGGGTATCATCAGTATTGGAATTATGCTTTAAAAAAAGGCTATTCGGGAACAGCTATATTTACAAAGCAAAAACCGCTTTCTGTTTCATATGGGTTAAGCAATACTGATGAAGAACCAGAAGGAAGAATTATTACATTAGAATATGAAACTTTTTTTATGATTACTGTATATACACCAAATGCAAAAAGAGATTTATCAAGACTAGATTATCGTTTGCAATGGGAAGATGACATCCGCCGCTACCTCATCGAATTAGATCAAATTAAGCCTGTCATCCTTTGTGGAGACTTAAACGTAGCACATCATGAGATAGATTTGAAAAATCCAAGGACAAACAAAGGGAATTCCGGTTTTACTGAGGAAGAACGGGAAAAGATGACAAAACTCCTTGAAGCAGGGTTTGTTGACAGTTTTAGATATTTATATCCCAAAAAGCAGGATGTATATACTTGGTGGTCTTATATGAATAAAGTTCGGGAAAGAAACATTGGCTGGAGAATTGATTATTTTATTATATCAAAAAGAATAGCAGAGCGTATAAAAGATGTTGCATCCCATTCAGAAATACTTGGAAGCGACCACTGTCCAATTTACATTGAGATATAA
- a CDS encoding branched-chain amino acid aminotransferase — MLKNKMNQFITTIIEKQQALQQSNVELELYKEEKEYIEKNELFFEESKLFIIEKEPIQRFADAYIERSNKETEEVIAIENGAFLNQSVHYLKEQKNEFIYLESRWFDLIGVEAISLEVDDVFGTYDVMLGLKLQKKYEKSIKNYLNDLFNEKQQSFDLMFNQNDGMWDLNFTLNFIQKFDEDMTLGEAYCHIYRLLFNLAETIEETSIK; from the coding sequence TTGCTTAAAAATAAAATGAACCAATTTATTACAACAATCATTGAAAAACAACAAGCATTACAACAAAGTAATGTAGAGCTTGAGTTATACAAAGAGGAAAAAGAGTATATAGAAAAAAATGAATTATTTTTCGAGGAGTCCAAATTATTTATCATTGAAAAAGAACCAATTCAACGCTTTGCCGATGCTTATATCGAACGAAGCAATAAAGAAACAGAAGAAGTAATTGCAATTGAAAATGGTGCCTTTTTAAATCAGTCTGTTCATTATTTGAAAGAACAAAAGAATGAATTTATATATCTTGAGTCAAGATGGTTTGATTTGATCGGGGTGGAGGCTATTTCATTAGAGGTCGATGATGTTTTTGGTACATATGATGTTATGCTCGGACTAAAACTACAGAAAAAATATGAAAAATCTATAAAAAACTATTTGAATGATCTATTTAATGAAAAACAGCAATCTTTTGATTTAATGTTTAATCAAAACGATGGAATGTGGGATTTAAACTTCACATTAAATTTCATTCAAAAGTTTGATGAAGATATGACATTAGGTGAAGCATATTGTCATATCTATCGATTACTCTTTAACTTGGCCGAAACAATAGAAGAAACCAGCATTAAGTAA
- a CDS encoding YueI family protein: MSQENMDDYIQQGIHGIREIKPDERRKFLGTLRERVVVVLTKQQVREPGTYKEIEDLMKKNKDATLFLNGTMDYNEMSDYIKIANKIGSKFIISTNKEANTDLGLVLAYDHAINKEDIYIKKQKEQIEVQKHENHFSQFFKKIF; the protein is encoded by the coding sequence TTGTCCCAGGAAAACATGGATGATTATATTCAACAGGGAATACATGGTATTCGAGAAATTAAGCCAGATGAAAGACGAAAATTTTTAGGAACCCTACGCGAACGAGTCGTCGTCGTATTAACGAAACAACAAGTAAGAGAACCAGGAACATACAAAGAAATTGAAGATCTTATGAAAAAAAATAAAGATGCTACATTGTTCTTAAATGGAACAATGGATTACAATGAAATGTCAGATTACATTAAAATTGCAAATAAAATCGGCTCAAAATTTATTATTTCTACAAATAAAGAAGCTAACACTGATTTAGGTTTAGTGTTAGCGTATGATCATGCCATAAATAAAGAAGACATTTATATAAAAAAACAAAAAGAACAAATAGAAGTACAAAAACATGAAAATCATTTCAGTCAATTTTTTAAAAAAATATTTTAG
- a CDS encoding acetyl-CoA carboxylase biotin carboxyl carrier protein subunit, whose product MSKIFSNMAGSVWKILVQTGDHVEVGQDVVIIESMKMEIPISAELSGVVKEIKKQEGEFVNEGDELIELES is encoded by the coding sequence ATGAGCAAAATATTTTCAAATATGGCAGGAAGTGTATGGAAAATACTTGTTCAAACTGGTGATCATGTTGAAGTTGGTCAAGATGTCGTTATTATTGAATCAATGAAGATGGAAATTCCAATAAGTGCAGAATTGAGTGGAGTAGTAAAAGAGATTAAAAAACAAGAAGGTGAGTTTGTAAATGAAGGTGACGAGCTGATTGAATTGGAGAGTTAG
- a CDS encoding acyl-CoA carboxylase subunit beta, whose translation MSFEKSLQERVEQIKKGGGKKYHDKNAAQGKLFVRERLQLLFDEGIQVEDALFANCLTSDLPADGVVTGMGKVNGQTVCIIANDSTIKAGSWGARTVEKMIRIQETAEKLNIPLIYLIDSAGARITDQLEMFPGRRGAGRIFYNQVKLSGKIPQVCILFGPSAAGGAYIPAFCDVVIMVDGNASMYLGSPRMAEMVIGEKVSLEEMGGAKMHCSVSGCGDILAKSEQEAILIARNYLSYFPANFSQKPPLHEAALPTAFEKSVEEIIPKNQNASFNMMDIIERIIDENSFLEIKKLFAPELITGFCRLHGQSIGIIANQPRIKGGVLFHDSADKAAKFITLCDAFNIPLLFLADIPGFMIGTKVERAGIIRHGAKMIAAMSEATVPKISIIVRKAYGAGLYAMAGPAFEPDCCLALPTASIAVMGAEAAVNAVYANKIAELPEEERSIFINQKREEYRQEIDIYRLASEMVIDGVISGNSLRDELLKRFDMYMSKYVVFTDRKHPVYPV comes from the coding sequence ATGTCATTTGAAAAAAGTTTACAAGAGCGAGTAGAACAAATAAAAAAAGGAGGGGGAAAAAAATATCACGATAAAAATGCAGCCCAAGGGAAATTGTTTGTTCGGGAACGGTTACAATTACTTTTTGATGAAGGGATCCAAGTAGAAGATGCCCTTTTTGCAAATTGTCTGACAAGTGATTTACCTGCAGATGGTGTTGTTACAGGTATGGGAAAGGTAAATGGGCAAACAGTTTGTATCATCGCGAACGATTCTACGATTAAAGCAGGCTCTTGGGGAGCAAGAACGGTCGAAAAAATGATACGGATCCAAGAAACAGCAGAAAAACTTAATATCCCCCTGATCTATTTAATTGATTCTGCGGGTGCAAGGATTACGGATCAACTTGAGATGTTCCCAGGTCGTCGAGGTGCTGGTCGAATTTTCTACAATCAGGTGAAATTATCAGGGAAAATTCCGCAAGTTTGCATTTTATTTGGACCTTCTGCAGCAGGAGGTGCTTATATTCCTGCTTTTTGTGATGTTGTCATAATGGTTGATGGTAACGCTTCAATGTATTTAGGGTCACCTCGAATGGCAGAAATGGTCATTGGTGAAAAAGTTTCTCTTGAAGAAATGGGCGGAGCGAAAATGCATTGTTCTGTATCTGGTTGTGGTGACATTTTAGCTAAATCCGAACAAGAAGCAATTTTGATTGCACGTAATTATTTATCCTATTTTCCAGCTAATTTTTCCCAAAAACCTCCACTTCATGAAGCTGCACTTCCTACAGCCTTTGAAAAATCTGTTGAAGAAATAATTCCAAAAAATCAAAATGCATCATTTAATATGATGGATATCATTGAACGAATTATTGATGAAAATTCGTTTTTGGAGATCAAAAAATTATTCGCACCAGAATTAATTACAGGTTTTTGTAGGTTGCATGGTCAATCGATTGGAATAATTGCTAACCAGCCAAGAATTAAAGGAGGCGTACTCTTTCACGATTCCGCTGATAAGGCAGCGAAATTTATCACATTATGTGATGCATTTAATATTCCTTTATTATTTTTAGCAGATATTCCAGGATTTATGATCGGTACAAAAGTAGAACGAGCAGGTATTATTCGTCACGGGGCAAAAATGATTGCTGCAATGTCTGAAGCAACAGTGCCAAAAATTTCAATTATTGTTAGGAAGGCTTATGGTGCTGGACTATATGCTATGGCAGGTCCTGCATTTGAACCAGATTGTTGTTTAGCTTTACCTACTGCCTCAATAGCAGTAATGGGTGCTGAAGCAGCTGTTAATGCAGTATACGCAAATAAAATTGCTGAATTACCTGAAGAAGAACGAAGTATATTCATTAATCAAAAGCGTGAAGAGTATCGTCAAGAGATTGATATTTATCGGTTAGCATCAGAAATGGTTATTGATGGGGTTATTTCAGGCAATTCGCTAAGAGATGAACTACTTAAACGATTTGATATGTATATGTCTAAATATGTTGTTTTTACAGATCGTAAACATCCTGTTTATCCTGTATAA
- a CDS encoding acyl-CoA dehydrogenase, translating to MNFDLTKEQVMIRKLIHDFAEEEVAKDADERDRTATFPLEIFADLADLGILGLPFPEKYGGGEADYISFAIVVEELSRVCASTGITYSAHISLGAAPIYMFGTDKQKKKYLTPLCTGEYLGAFGLTEPNAGSDAGGTQTKAMLHDDQWIISGSKCFITNASYAKNLAITAVTDITKGTNGISAFIVPTDAQGFTINNHYEKMGLHASNTTELFLENVKIPKENILGVEGNGYKQFLATLDGGRIGIGAMAVGIAQGAYEKSLKYAKERKQFGRSISSFQAIQFKLADMAMNIELARNMVFKAAWLKDQGRVFKKEAAIAKLFATEMCMKVCDQAIQIHGGYGYMKEYQVERFFRDAKLLEIGEGTSEVQRMVIAKQIGC from the coding sequence ATGAATTTTGATTTAACAAAAGAACAGGTCATGATTCGTAAATTGATCCATGATTTTGCGGAGGAAGAAGTTGCAAAGGATGCAGATGAAAGGGATCGGACTGCAACTTTTCCGCTTGAGATATTTGCGGATTTAGCAGACCTTGGCATCCTCGGTCTGCCCTTTCCAGAAAAATATGGTGGCGGTGAGGCTGATTATATTAGCTTTGCTATCGTAGTTGAAGAGTTAAGTAGAGTTTGTGCTTCAACAGGGATCACGTATTCTGCACATATCTCGTTAGGAGCAGCACCTATTTACATGTTTGGAACAGATAAACAAAAAAAGAAATACTTAACACCACTTTGTACTGGAGAGTATTTAGGTGCATTTGGTCTGACAGAACCAAATGCAGGTTCTGATGCAGGAGGAACACAGACAAAGGCTATGTTACATGATGATCAATGGATCATTTCCGGATCTAAATGTTTTATCACAAACGCTAGTTATGCAAAAAACCTTGCGATCACAGCTGTGACCGATATAACAAAAGGAACAAATGGTATAAGCGCATTTATCGTACCAACTGATGCACAAGGCTTTACGATTAATAATCATTATGAAAAAATGGGTCTTCATGCATCGAATACAACTGAACTTTTTTTAGAAAATGTTAAAATCCCTAAAGAGAATATACTTGGAGTTGAAGGGAATGGCTACAAACAGTTTTTAGCTACATTAGATGGTGGAAGGATTGGAATCGGTGCAATGGCTGTTGGAATTGCACAGGGTGCTTATGAAAAATCATTAAAGTATGCGAAAGAACGGAAGCAATTTGGCAGAAGTATTTCATCTTTCCAGGCGATTCAGTTTAAACTTGCTGATATGGCGATGAATATAGAATTAGCAAGAAATATGGTCTTTAAGGCAGCATGGTTAAAAGACCAAGGTAGAGTATTTAAAAAAGAAGCAGCCATTGCAAAATTATTTGCTACAGAAATGTGCATGAAAGTGTGTGATCAAGCGATACAAATCCATGGTGGTTATGGCTACATGAAAGAATATCAGGTTGAGCGATTCTTTCGTGACGCAAAGCTTTTGGAAATAGGGGAAGGAACGTCTGAAGTACAAAGGATGGTTATTGCCAAACAAATTGGTTGTTAA
- a CDS encoding acetyl-CoA carboxylase biotin carboxylase subunit, producing MFNKILIANRGEIAVRIIRTCKSLGIKTVAVYSEADENALHVKMADETYLLGGPRVVESYLNIDKIIEIAQLSKTEAIHPGYGLLSENAAFAIRCEQAGLVFIGPSPDVITRMGSKIEARKAMIEARVPIVPGIEYPLADAAEAVVEANQLGYPVMLKASAGGGGIGMQIVENNEELMAAFEGNQKRAINFFGNGAMFIEKYIVNPRHIEIQILSDGFGNNVYLWERECSIQRRHQKVVEEAPSQFLDEITRRKLGEAAVSAAASIGYKNAGTVEFLMDEEKNFYFLEMNTRLQVEHPVTEEITKLDLVAEQISIAAGNPLNFSQADVKRNGHAIEVRIYAEDPLTFYPSPGKITKLQIPTDKGIRHELGVHDKSIVSPYYDPMIAKMIVTGENRSEAIARLQVALANYQIEGIKTNIPMLKEIIAHPSFHSGHTTTNFIEAYLKK from the coding sequence ATGTTCAATAAAATTCTAATAGCTAACCGCGGAGAAATTGCAGTTCGAATTATTCGTACGTGCAAATCTCTAGGAATCAAAACGGTCGCTGTTTATTCAGAAGCAGATGAAAATGCCTTACATGTAAAAATGGCAGATGAAACTTACTTATTAGGAGGTCCTAGAGTTGTAGAAAGCTATCTTAATATTGATAAAATAATTGAAATTGCTCAATTATCAAAAACTGAAGCTATTCATCCAGGATATGGGCTTTTATCAGAAAATGCTGCTTTTGCTATTCGGTGTGAACAAGCAGGACTTGTTTTTATCGGTCCTTCACCTGATGTCATAACTCGAATGGGCAGCAAAATTGAAGCAAGAAAGGCAATGATTGAAGCGAGAGTTCCAATTGTTCCAGGTATTGAATACCCATTAGCTGATGCAGCGGAAGCGGTAGTAGAAGCTAATCAATTAGGCTACCCTGTTATGCTTAAAGCATCAGCGGGGGGTGGCGGTATCGGAATGCAAATTGTTGAAAATAATGAGGAGCTTATGGCAGCCTTTGAGGGGAACCAAAAACGGGCAATAAACTTTTTCGGTAACGGGGCGATGTTTATTGAGAAATACATTGTAAATCCAAGGCATATTGAAATTCAAATTTTGTCAGATGGTTTTGGAAACAACGTATATTTATGGGAACGTGAATGTTCAATTCAACGTCGCCATCAAAAGGTTGTAGAAGAGGCACCATCACAGTTTCTTGATGAGATAACGCGAAGAAAATTGGGTGAAGCAGCTGTAAGTGCAGCAGCATCCATTGGTTATAAAAATGCTGGAACTGTTGAATTCTTGATGGATGAGGAAAAAAACTTCTATTTTCTTGAAATGAATACCCGTCTCCAGGTCGAGCATCCTGTGACAGAGGAAATAACAAAATTGGATCTGGTTGCTGAACAAATTAGTATTGCGGCAGGAAATCCATTGAATTTTTCTCAAGCTGATGTAAAACGAAATGGTCATGCAATTGAAGTTCGTATTTATGCTGAAGATCCGCTAACTTTCTATCCATCCCCTGGGAAAATTACAAAATTACAAATTCCAACTGATAAAGGTATTCGTCATGAATTAGGTGTACATGACAAATCGATCGTTTCGCCGTATTATGATCCAATGATTGCAAAAATGATTGTAACAGGAGAAAATCGCAGCGAAGCAATTGCTCGTCTTCAAGTTGCCCTAGCAAATTATCAAATTG